From the Limosilactobacillus panis genome, one window contains:
- a CDS encoding peptidylprolyl isomerase produces MNYPQLNLDQITGPKATIKTNQGEIKVQLFPKQAPKTVENFTKLAEKGYYDGVIFHRVIPDFMIQGGDPTGTGRGGESIYGRAFEDEFSTELFNFNGALSMANAGPNTNGSQFFIVSATRVPKNMLDEMKAVGYPQEVIDNYKENGGTPWLDHRHTVFGQVISGMDVVQKISKVARDQMDKPKDDVVMEKVTIEK; encoded by the coding sequence ATGAACTATCCACAGTTAAACTTAGACCAGATAACTGGTCCAAAGGCAACCATCAAGACTAACCAGGGTGAGATCAAGGTCCAACTTTTCCCAAAGCAAGCTCCCAAGACAGTTGAAAACTTCACTAAGCTGGCTGAAAAGGGCTACTACGACGGGGTCATCTTCCACCGGGTTATCCCCGACTTCATGATCCAGGGCGGTGACCCGACTGGAACTGGCCGGGGTGGCGAAAGCATTTACGGCCGGGCGTTTGAAGATGAGTTCTCAACGGAACTCTTTAACTTTAACGGGGCCCTTTCGATGGCTAATGCGGGTCCCAACACGAATGGCAGCCAGTTCTTTATCGTTTCGGCAACCCGGGTGCCAAAAAACATGCTGGATGAAATGAAGGCGGTCGGTTACCCCCAAGAGGTGATTGACAATTACAAGGAGAACGGTGGAACACCGTGGCTTGACCACCGTCACACCGTCTTTGGCCAGGTGATTTCGGGGATGGATGTTGTCCAAAAGATCAGTAAGGTTGCCCGTGATCAGATGGACAAGCCAAAAGACGACGTGGTAATGGAAAAGGTTACGATTGAAAAGTAA
- a CDS encoding class II fumarate hydratase, whose product MSDYRTEEDTLGPVKIPADALWGPQTERSRNNFPTGQYMPLAIIHALLNIKKAAAQANMETKAISDEKGNLIVKAIDELLALSDEDLRKDFPLKVYQTGSGTQTNMNTNEVVAHKAHQLNPDIEILPNDDVNKGQSSNDTFPTAMNVVALEALDKLKPAVQHLIDELKVKQDKYWKTVKVGRTHLQDAVPLTFGQEVSGYVAALEHDLDYIKTLEPTLNELAIGGTAVGTGLNAAEGMPEKIAEKLSAVYGLNLTAKSNKFYGLANHSGLDVVHGALKTLAADMFKIAQDIRFLASGPRAGYDELNIPANEPGSSIMPGKVNPTQAEAVTMAALRVFGNDTVVTMASSQGNFEMNVYKPVMIDAFLESADLLAGTITGFTDRCVKGLTVNEKRMAELVDNSLMTVTALSPHIGYHDSAKIAQAADKAGSTLKEAALKSGKVTEEQYDEWMDMLKMTNADRKD is encoded by the coding sequence ATGTCAGATTACCGAACAGAAGAAGACACTCTCGGTCCAGTAAAAATCCCTGCAGACGCATTATGGGGACCACAGACTGAACGGAGTCGTAACAATTTCCCTACTGGTCAGTACATGCCATTAGCAATTATCCATGCACTACTGAACATTAAGAAGGCTGCTGCTCAAGCAAACATGGAAACCAAGGCCATCTCTGATGAGAAGGGTAACTTGATTGTTAAGGCAATTGATGAATTGCTCGCATTAAGTGATGAAGATTTGCGGAAGGACTTCCCATTGAAGGTTTACCAAACCGGGTCTGGTACGCAAACCAACATGAACACCAATGAAGTTGTTGCCCACAAGGCCCATCAACTTAACCCGGACATTGAAATTTTGCCTAACGACGACGTTAACAAGGGGCAAAGTTCTAATGATACCTTCCCAACAGCAATGAACGTGGTTGCCCTGGAAGCTCTCGACAAGCTGAAGCCAGCCGTTCAACACTTGATTGACGAATTAAAGGTTAAGCAGGATAAGTACTGGAAGACGGTTAAGGTCGGCCGGACCCACCTGCAAGATGCCGTTCCGTTGACGTTTGGTCAAGAAGTTTCTGGCTACGTGGCCGCTTTGGAACACGACTTAGACTACATTAAGACTTTGGAACCAACTCTGAACGAGCTGGCAATCGGTGGGACCGCTGTTGGTACTGGTCTGAACGCGGCTGAAGGTATGCCAGAAAAGATTGCTGAAAAGCTTTCTGCCGTTTACGGGTTGAACCTGACTGCCAAGAGCAATAAGTTCTACGGCCTGGCAAACCACTCTGGTTTAGACGTTGTTCACGGTGCTTTGAAGACCCTGGCCGCTGATATGTTTAAGATTGCTCAAGATATTCGGTTCTTGGCTTCTGGTCCCCGGGCTGGTTACGACGAATTAAACATTCCAGCTAACGAACCGGGTTCCTCTATCATGCCAGGTAAGGTTAACCCAACCCAAGCAGAAGCCGTTACGATGGCTGCACTGCGGGTCTTCGGTAACGATACCGTTGTTACCATGGCTTCTTCACAAGGGAACTTCGAAATGAACGTTTATAAGCCAGTTATGATTGACGCCTTCCTTGAATCGGCTGACCTGCTGGCCGGCACGATTACTGGCTTCACTGACCGTTGCGTCAAGGGCCTGACCGTCAACGAAAAGCGGATGGCTGAACTGGTTGACAACTCACTGATGACTGTCACTGCTTTGTCACCACACATTGGTTACCACGACAGTGCCAAAATTGCCCAAGCTGCTGATAAGGCCGGCAGTACCCTGAAGGAAGCGGCATTGAAGTCTGGCAAGGTTACTGAAGAACAGTACGACGAATGGATGGACATGCTCAAGATGACTAACGCGGACCGTAAGGACTAG
- a CDS encoding DASS family sodium-coupled anion symporter: MRLAKVNYKGFIWPLLIGLIIWFSAPIRPAGLSVNSWHLLAIFIATIIGCIARPLPIAGVALIGFTLTTLFGVVPMKEAITAFGNTTPWTIAMAYLIARGFINTGLGHRVALLFVKWFGRHTLGLGYALAGIDLVTSPATPSNTARAGGIVYPIIDSLANTFHSTPKEGTQRKIGSYLLFTEFHSNIVTSAMFMTAMAPNIVAVGLAKQLGVNISWFTWFLAGIVPGIICLVLVPWIIYKMYPPEVKETPNAREWADKQLEEMGPMKVSEKLMLLIFVIAIVLWMISSFVGMDATTVAFIAVTLLLLTGILTVKDVLNETGAWNVVVWFSVLIFLADQLNKQGIIPWFSKTISHSLNGMSWGVIMLILILIYFYAHYFFASGTAQVTAMFGAFLSVAMAAGVPSMLAAMLLCFTAAAYSSTTHYANGPASALFSTGYVTQAAWWKMNFVLGLLYLVVFCGIGSLWMKVIGLW, from the coding sequence ATGAGATTAGCAAAGGTAAATTATAAGGGCTTTATTTGGCCTCTATTAATCGGTTTAATTATCTGGTTTAGTGCCCCAATCCGTCCGGCAGGACTGAGCGTTAACTCGTGGCACTTACTAGCAATCTTCATCGCGACGATTATTGGTTGTATCGCTCGGCCGCTTCCAATTGCTGGGGTTGCTTTAATTGGCTTTACCCTAACTACGCTGTTCGGGGTCGTACCAATGAAGGAAGCAATCACTGCTTTCGGTAATACAACTCCCTGGACCATCGCGATGGCATACTTAATTGCCCGTGGTTTTATCAACACTGGTCTTGGCCATCGGGTTGCCCTGTTGTTTGTTAAGTGGTTTGGCCGTCACACCCTTGGTTTGGGTTATGCGCTGGCCGGTATTGACCTGGTAACTTCACCAGCGACGCCAAGTAATACGGCGCGTGCCGGGGGAATTGTTTACCCAATTATTGATTCATTAGCCAACACTTTTCACTCCACGCCAAAGGAAGGAACCCAGCGTAAGATTGGTTCATACCTGCTCTTCACTGAATTCCACTCCAATATCGTAACGAGTGCAATGTTCATGACGGCTATGGCACCGAACATCGTTGCCGTTGGCCTAGCTAAACAGTTAGGCGTTAATATTAGTTGGTTTACTTGGTTTCTTGCTGGAATCGTACCGGGCATTATCTGCCTGGTACTAGTTCCATGGATTATTTACAAGATGTATCCACCTGAAGTCAAGGAAACACCTAACGCCCGTGAATGGGCTGACAAGCAACTTGAGGAAATGGGCCCGATGAAAGTTTCTGAAAAGTTGATGTTACTCATCTTCGTCATCGCCATTGTTTTGTGGATGATTTCAAGCTTTGTCGGCATGGATGCGACAACCGTTGCCTTTATCGCTGTTACCCTTTTATTGCTGACCGGTATCTTAACTGTTAAAGATGTTCTTAACGAAACTGGTGCCTGGAATGTTGTTGTTTGGTTCTCCGTTTTGATCTTCTTGGCTGACCAACTGAACAAGCAAGGAATTATCCCATGGTTCTCCAAGACTATTAGCCACTCACTGAACGGGATGAGTTGGGGTGTAATCATGCTCATCTTGATTTTGATTTACTTCTACGCTCACTACTTCTTCGCCTCAGGGACAGCCCAAGTTACCGCAATGTTTGGCGCCTTCCTCAGTGTTGCCATGGCTGCTGGGGTACCATCAATGCTGGCGGCAATGTTGCTTTGCTTCACGGCGGCGGCGTACAGTTCAACGACCCACTATGCAAACGGTCCAGCATCAGCACTGTTTAGTACTGGCTACGTTACCCAAGCTGCATGGTGGAAGATGAACTTCGTACTGGGACTTTTATATCTGGTTGTCTTCTGTGGTATCGGTTCCCTCTGGATGAAGGTTATCGGCCTCTGGTAA
- a CDS encoding zinc-dependent alcohol dehydrogenase family protein produces the protein MSGESENIPETMRAWAVTTPGPIDGGKAPIKLVEKPVPQPQRGEVLVKVLTCGVCHTDLHVTEGDLPVHHEHVTPGHEIVGKVFAQGPETQRFKLGERIGIPWFRHACGVCKFCRSGHENLCPHSIYTGWDHDGGYAEYVTVPEGFAYRIPDRFDDLTAAPLLCAGIIGYRAFERANVPAGGRLGLYGFGGSAHITAQIALAQGIEVHVFTRGKDAQKFALQLGCASAQGAYDPSPVPLDSSIMFAPVGDMVLPALKSLTPGGTLALAGIHMSDIPTMNYQDDIFHEKVLTSVESNTRRDGEEFLTLADRLKIEPAVTEYPFEKADMALRHVKGGNIKGACVLRINKD, from the coding sequence ATGTCAGGTGAAAGTGAAAACATTCCAGAAACAATGCGAGCATGGGCGGTTACTACTCCAGGACCAATTGATGGGGGAAAGGCACCCATTAAACTGGTCGAAAAGCCAGTACCCCAGCCGCAGCGGGGCGAAGTACTTGTCAAGGTTCTGACCTGTGGAGTTTGTCACACTGACCTGCACGTAACGGAGGGTGACCTGCCAGTCCACCACGAACATGTTACCCCCGGTCACGAAATTGTCGGTAAGGTGTTTGCCCAGGGCCCCGAAACACAGCGCTTCAAGCTGGGTGAACGGATTGGAATTCCGTGGTTCCGTCACGCCTGTGGGGTATGCAAATTCTGCCGATCCGGTCATGAAAACCTCTGTCCCCACTCAATCTATACGGGTTGGGACCACGATGGTGGCTACGCCGAATATGTTACTGTCCCTGAAGGATTTGCATACCGGATTCCCGACCGCTTTGACGATCTGACGGCGGCACCCCTGCTGTGTGCCGGCATTATCGGTTACCGGGCATTTGAGCGAGCTAATGTCCCCGCCGGTGGTCGTCTCGGTCTGTACGGCTTTGGTGGTTCAGCTCACATTACCGCCCAAATTGCCTTAGCCCAAGGGATTGAAGTACACGTCTTTACTCGGGGAAAGGATGCTCAGAAATTTGCCCTCCAGTTGGGGTGCGCTTCTGCTCAGGGCGCTTACGACCCATCGCCCGTACCGTTGGACTCTTCTATTATGTTCGCCCCGGTTGGTGACATGGTCCTGCCAGCCTTAAAGAGCCTGACTCCAGGGGGAACTCTGGCCCTGGCCGGAATTCACATGTCGGATATCCCAACCATGAACTACCAGGACGATATTTTCCACGAAAAGGTCCTAACCAGCGTTGAGAGTAATACCCGTCGTGATGGTGAAGAGTTTTTGACCCTTGCAGACCGGCTCAAGATTGAACCGGCCGTTACTGAATACCCGTTTGAAAAGGCGGATATGGCCCTCCGTCACGTCAAGGGTGGTAATATTAAGGGTGCGTGTGTCCTGCGGATTAATAAGGACTGA
- a CDS encoding malolactic enzyme, translating into MMRKGMQILNDPFKNKGTAFTMAERKELGLLGLLPNHVRTIEEQAAETYALYESKDSGIEKRHLLMEIFNTNRTLFFYLMKEHITEFMPVVYDPVIAESIEQYDERYLRPQDAAYLDINHPEDIKEELADAADGRDIRLIVVTDAEGILGIGDWGVNGVDISVGKLMVYTAAAGINPAQVLPVSIDVGTDNEKLLNDPNYLGNREKRVRGDQYFAFIDRFVTEVEGLFPRSLLHFEDFGRGTAAKILDKYQDKILTFNDDIQGTGIISLAGVLGAMNISKEKITDQTFLTFGAGTAGMGIAKMLFEELVRQGLSPEEAKKRFYLVDKQGLLFDDTEGLTPKQKPFTRQRVEFDNPDELTDLLAVVKAVHPTVMIGTSTQPGAFNEAVVKEMASHTKRPVIFPLSNPTKLAEAKAADLLKWTDGRALVATGIPAGTIDYNGVSYDIGQANNALIYPGVGFGALAAQAKVLNNDMIAAAAHALSGIVDPDQPGAAVLPPVNKLTEFSKKVAITVAQSAINQGLAGEGINDAKKAVEEMTWEAKY; encoded by the coding sequence GTGATGCGCAAGGGAATGCAAATTTTAAACGATCCATTTAAGAATAAGGGAACGGCCTTTACGATGGCGGAACGAAAAGAACTCGGCCTATTGGGCTTACTTCCTAACCATGTCCGGACGATTGAAGAGCAGGCGGCAGAAACCTACGCCCTCTACGAATCAAAGGATAGTGGGATTGAGAAGCGCCACCTTTTAATGGAGATCTTTAATACCAACCGGACCCTCTTCTTCTACCTGATGAAGGAGCACATCACGGAATTCATGCCGGTGGTTTACGACCCGGTAATTGCCGAATCAATCGAACAGTATGACGAACGCTACCTCCGGCCCCAGGATGCTGCCTACTTGGACATCAACCACCCCGAAGATATTAAAGAAGAATTAGCGGATGCTGCTGACGGCCGGGATATCCGCCTGATTGTGGTTACTGATGCGGAAGGAATCCTCGGTATTGGTGACTGGGGGGTTAACGGTGTTGACATTTCAGTCGGCAAGCTGATGGTTTATACCGCAGCTGCCGGAATTAATCCGGCCCAGGTCCTGCCAGTTTCTATTGATGTCGGGACCGACAACGAAAAGTTACTTAACGATCCTAACTACCTAGGTAACCGAGAGAAACGGGTCCGGGGTGACCAATACTTTGCCTTCATTGACCGCTTCGTTACCGAAGTTGAAGGCCTCTTCCCTAGGAGCCTGCTCCACTTTGAGGACTTCGGACGGGGAACCGCCGCTAAGATCCTCGATAAGTACCAGGATAAGATTCTGACCTTCAACGATGATATTCAGGGAACCGGAATCATATCCCTGGCCGGGGTCCTCGGTGCGATGAACATCTCCAAGGAAAAGATCACCGACCAGACCTTCCTGACCTTTGGTGCCGGTACCGCTGGAATGGGAATTGCCAAGATGCTCTTTGAAGAGTTGGTCCGGCAAGGCCTCTCCCCAGAAGAAGCCAAGAAGCGTTTCTACCTGGTAGATAAGCAGGGGCTACTCTTCGATGATACGGAAGGCTTGACGCCAAAGCAGAAGCCATTTACCCGCCAGCGGGTGGAATTCGATAACCCCGATGAGTTGACCGACTTGCTCGCCGTGGTAAAGGCAGTGCACCCAACGGTAATGATTGGGACATCGACCCAGCCGGGGGCATTCAACGAAGCCGTTGTCAAGGAGATGGCCAGCCACACGAAGCGGCCGGTGATCTTCCCACTCTCCAACCCAACCAAGCTGGCTGAGGCCAAGGCCGCGGACCTGTTGAAGTGGACAGATGGTCGGGCACTGGTAGCAACCGGGATTCCTGCCGGCACGATCGACTACAACGGTGTTTCCTATGACATTGGTCAGGCCAACAATGCGTTAATCTATCCTGGCGTTGGCTTCGGGGCTCTTGCTGCCCAAGCCAAGGTATTGAACAACGACATGATTGCGGCGGCAGCCCACGCCCTGAGCGGCATTGTTGACCCTGACCAGCCGGGGGCAGCGGTCTTGCCACCAGTTAATAAGCTGACAGAGTTCTCCAAGAAGGTTGCCATCACGGTTGCCCAGTCCGCAATTAACCAGGGCCTGGCCGGTGAAGGTATTAACGATGCCAAAAAAGCCGTTGAGGAAATGACCTGGGAGGCCAAATACTAA
- a CDS encoding flavocytochrome c, with the protein MAENFQPLSVGELKDSYDVVIIGSGGTGLAAAIQANELGMKVAVLEKEEELGGNTNRASSGMNAAETNVQLKHGVIDNVADFYHETYKDGGRLNDKDMLGYFVYHTAPAVDWLADHDIKLDDITVTGGMSKKRTHRPASMAPIGGFLVKSLLGVVAKENIPVFNNTKVTKLRQAADGRINGVEVKSGDLTKKVDAKAVILATGGFGASKEYIERFRPDLKDYKTTNQPGATGDGLKLAENVGAELMQMNLVQVHPTVQQDHPHVYLIGEAVRGEGAILVNAQGERFVNELNTRKIVSNAITALPEHSAYLIFDQGIRDRAKAIEFYDKTGLVVHGDTIEDLAQNLNMDSATLKATVNTWNQAVENHDDEQFHRTTGMDRGITKPGFFAIHIAPAIHYTMGGIHITPKTQVLDGNGDIIKGLFAAGEVAGGLHGNNRVGGNSIAETIVFGRQAGQQVTLYARGLK; encoded by the coding sequence ATGGCAGAAAATTTTCAACCATTATCAGTTGGTGAATTAAAGGACAGCTATGATGTTGTCATCATCGGTTCTGGTGGGACTGGGTTAGCTGCCGCAATTCAGGCCAACGAACTGGGGATGAAGGTAGCCGTGTTAGAAAAGGAGGAAGAGCTTGGTGGTAACACTAACCGGGCCTCTTCCGGGATGAATGCGGCGGAAACCAACGTCCAATTAAAGCACGGGGTAATTGATAACGTCGCCGATTTCTACCACGAAACCTACAAGGACGGTGGCCGGTTGAACGACAAGGACATGCTCGGTTACTTCGTTTACCACACTGCCCCGGCTGTTGACTGGTTAGCTGACCACGACATTAAGCTGGACGACATTACCGTCACCGGGGGAATGTCGAAGAAGCGGACCCACCGTCCCGCAAGTATGGCCCCAATTGGTGGCTTCTTGGTAAAGAGCCTCCTTGGTGTAGTTGCAAAGGAGAACATTCCAGTATTCAACAACACGAAGGTTACTAAGCTCCGTCAAGCTGCTGATGGCCGGATCAACGGGGTGGAAGTTAAGTCAGGTGACCTCACTAAGAAGGTTGATGCCAAGGCGGTGATCCTGGCCACTGGTGGTTTCGGTGCCTCAAAGGAATACATCGAACGTTTCCGCCCTGACCTGAAGGACTACAAGACCACTAACCAGCCCGGCGCAACTGGTGATGGTCTGAAGCTGGCAGAAAACGTTGGCGCAGAACTGATGCAGATGAACCTGGTTCAGGTTCACCCAACGGTTCAGCAGGACCACCCGCACGTTTACCTGATTGGTGAAGCAGTTCGTGGTGAAGGGGCTATCCTGGTTAACGCCCAGGGGGAACGGTTCGTTAACGAACTGAATACCCGGAAGATTGTTTCTAACGCCATCACGGCATTACCAGAACACAGCGCCTACCTGATTTTTGACCAGGGGATCCGGGATCGGGCCAAGGCCATTGAATTTTATGACAAGACTGGTTTAGTCGTTCATGGGGACACCATTGAAGACCTTGCCCAGAACTTAAACATGGATTCAGCAACGCTGAAGGCAACGGTTAACACCTGGAACCAGGCTGTGGAGAACCATGATGATGAGCAGTTCCACCGGACAACCGGGATGGACCGGGGCATCACCAAGCCAGGCTTCTTCGCAATCCACATTGCACCCGCTATCCATTACACAATGGGGGGTATTCACATTACGCCAAAGACGCAAGTTCTCGATGGTAATGGTGACATTATCAAGGGTCTCTTTGCTGCTGGTGAAGTTGCTGGTGGATTACACGGTAACAACCGGGTTGGTGGTAACTCAATCGCTGAAACGATTGTTTTTGGTCGTCAAGCAGGTCAACAGGTTACCCTGTACGCACGTGGTCTGAAGTAA
- a CDS encoding L-lactate dehydrogenase, translated as MIKRRHKVLLVGDGAVGSSFAYSLLQTTPEVDELVIVDLNKDKAHGDALDLQDITPLESPTIIRSGEYSDASDADVAVITAGVPRKPGETRLDLVNKNVKILKSIVQPIVDSGFHGIFVVSSNPVDILTTLTQKLAGFPKERVIGTGTLLDSARLNVLLAEKLDVSVSEIDAHVMGEHGDTSFAAFDEATVNGEPLKTATDLTTDDYAALEEAVKKRGGEIIAHKGATFYGVAKCLAYIVKAILENRNVTLPISAPLNGEYGVKDLYLGVPAVINTSGIVKVIEHDLSAEESKKMINSAAKMKEVLDGVEL; from the coding sequence ATGATTAAACGTCGCCACAAGGTTCTCTTAGTTGGTGATGGTGCGGTTGGTTCATCATTTGCATATTCGTTGTTACAGACAACGCCAGAAGTTGATGAATTGGTAATCGTTGACCTTAATAAGGATAAGGCACATGGTGATGCCTTAGATTTGCAAGATATTACCCCACTGGAATCCCCAACAATTATTCGTTCTGGTGAATACAGTGACGCTAGTGATGCGGATGTTGCTGTCATCACTGCTGGTGTTCCCCGGAAACCTGGAGAAACCCGTTTGGACTTGGTTAACAAGAACGTTAAGATTTTGAAGAGCATTGTTCAACCAATCGTTGACAGTGGCTTCCACGGGATTTTCGTTGTTTCCAGCAACCCGGTTGATATCCTGACCACTTTGACGCAAAAGCTGGCGGGCTTCCCCAAGGAACGGGTCATTGGAACCGGGACTTTGTTAGATAGCGCTCGGTTGAACGTCCTTTTAGCGGAAAAACTGGATGTGTCAGTTAGTGAAATTGATGCCCACGTCATGGGCGAACACGGTGATACCTCGTTTGCTGCCTTTGATGAAGCCACCGTTAATGGTGAACCACTCAAGACGGCTACCGACTTGACCACTGATGATTACGCCGCTCTCGAAGAAGCCGTTAAGAAGCGTGGTGGCGAAATCATTGCCCATAAGGGAGCAACCTTCTACGGGGTTGCTAAGTGTCTGGCTTACATTGTTAAGGCCATCTTGGAGAACCGCAACGTGACCCTGCCAATTTCCGCACCACTTAATGGTGAATATGGTGTCAAGGACCTCTACCTCGGGGTACCGGCCGTTATTAACACCAGTGGAATTGTCAAGGTAATTGAACATGACCTTTCTGCGGAAGAGAGTAAAAAGATGATTAACTCTGCTGCTAAGATGAAGGAAGTCTTAGACGGGGTAGAGCTGTAA
- a CDS encoding LysR substrate-binding domain-containing protein produces MKIKDLEYYQKLIQEKNFSKVAADFKVSQPTITMSIKRLESDFATTFFIRDHAHKELHVTPAGQQFANHVNVILNELTIARQEIDRTKSTRIRFGLPPIIGNYYFPPLTPMLMRANLMPLLDTFEHGSRELLKMLEHGQLDIALLGSLESLDQPCLKTEEFAHYPFKVIVSKDHPLANKTAVTFRELKDEQFIIPGSEFFHEQAFKQMCHDAHFRPHVLFRTPDIHVIKAMVAENLGISFLTSLAISPADQVTTLDITDDDQPHFRLSLARRETTLLSSNEEKLWQLLVKQGK; encoded by the coding sequence ATGAAGATCAAAGATTTAGAATATTATCAAAAATTAATTCAGGAGAAAAATTTTTCGAAAGTTGCGGCTGATTTTAAAGTCAGCCAGCCCACAATCACGATGTCGATTAAACGCCTGGAAAGTGACTTTGCGACGACCTTCTTTATCCGGGACCATGCCCACAAGGAACTCCACGTTACCCCGGCGGGCCAGCAGTTTGCCAACCATGTCAATGTCATCCTGAACGAGCTCACCATTGCCCGCCAGGAAATTGACCGGACTAAGTCCACCCGGATTCGCTTTGGCTTGCCGCCAATCATTGGTAACTATTACTTTCCACCGCTGACGCCCATGCTGATGCGGGCCAATTTGATGCCCCTTCTCGACACCTTCGAGCACGGGTCACGGGAGCTGCTAAAGATGCTTGAGCATGGCCAACTCGACATTGCCCTCCTCGGTTCACTCGAGTCACTTGACCAGCCCTGCCTAAAAACGGAGGAGTTTGCCCACTACCCCTTCAAGGTGATCGTTAGTAAGGACCATCCCCTGGCGAACAAGACAGCGGTAACCTTCCGCGAGCTTAAAGACGAACAGTTCATTATCCCTGGTAGTGAGTTTTTCCATGAGCAGGCCTTCAAGCAGATGTGCCACGACGCCCACTTCCGTCCCCACGTCCTGTTCCGGACCCCCGACATCCACGTCATTAAGGCAATGGTGGCAGAAAACCTCGGTATTTCCTTTTTGACCAGCCTGGCAATTTCACCGGCCGATCAGGTGACCACCTTAGATATTACTGATGATGACCAGCCCCACTTTCGCTTATCCCTGGCCCGGCGGGAAACCACGCTTTTATCAAGTAATGAAGAGAAGCTCTGGCAGCTGCTGGTGAAGCAGGGTAAGTAA
- a CDS encoding plasmid pRiA4b ORF-3 family protein yields MIIAVDSSFAQHLHVNPHEVAEQDLNDAQAWSVHLIDDFMVIMNNQLAVPVIVRHPQRFNDSRSFITAFKREFLRLMEAASLPHAKIRLIRDGQLATVRFTYLKTHAIARQLKKCEEMLTGTGALIDWDEQPNNTEIALQLADKLRVIDPELEDTIPVMDMFEKYSLDSFHLPAHPTFNEQNRRYLYHDESLVDITSAVAVSQLFLTDYQKYLGERQKNDQVIDRDKDIAKEYCSYCEARGLSPLDDLTLPYYYLLHYEEITEENISDAEAKAIVAALNDFGHFMHYQYFFTDEDFDNFIQAAGQGLEDRHSPQYLFRLQQLLHNMQEELTRQRQNLGRSRSMVKKRLKVRAVLKGYRPTMWREFEVGGDTRLDKLCFQVLASFGATGDHLFELHVGKNVYQLPVLNRGKQTGEALTAHWLGEFNPGDEFLLEYDFGDSWVFTITIEKVTTTRPLQNTRHAYLLDGYGSGIIENIGGTAGLMQAAEDDPTINHEIDLKAKQNQWGGQIARLQHRYE; encoded by the coding sequence GTGATTATCGCAGTTGATAGCTCTTTTGCTCAACACCTGCATGTTAACCCGCATGAAGTTGCTGAACAGGATTTAAATGATGCTCAGGCCTGGTCGGTACACCTCATTGATGACTTTATGGTCATAATGAATAACCAGCTCGCCGTGCCAGTAATTGTCCGCCACCCGCAGCGCTTTAACGACTCCCGGTCGTTTATCACCGCCTTCAAACGTGAATTTCTACGTCTGATGGAGGCTGCCAGCCTGCCCCACGCCAAGATTCGTTTGATTCGTGATGGTCAGTTGGCCACGGTCCGGTTTACATATTTAAAGACGCACGCCATCGCGCGACAGCTCAAGAAGTGTGAGGAAATGCTCACGGGAACGGGGGCCTTGATCGACTGGGATGAACAACCTAACAATACGGAGATTGCACTTCAACTGGCGGATAAACTCCGGGTAATAGATCCCGAGCTGGAGGATACAATTCCCGTTATGGACATGTTTGAGAAGTATTCCCTCGATAGTTTTCACCTACCGGCCCACCCGACCTTTAATGAACAAAATCGTCGCTATCTTTACCATGATGAATCACTAGTTGACATTACCAGTGCTGTCGCCGTGAGCCAGCTTTTCCTGACGGATTACCAAAAGTACCTGGGAGAACGGCAAAAAAATGACCAGGTGATCGACCGGGACAAGGACATCGCAAAGGAATACTGTTCCTACTGTGAGGCCCGGGGCCTTTCACCGTTGGATGATCTGACCCTACCGTATTACTACCTCCTCCACTATGAGGAAATCACGGAGGAAAACATCTCTGATGCGGAAGCCAAGGCAATTGTAGCGGCCCTCAATGATTTTGGTCACTTTATGCACTACCAGTACTTTTTTACTGATGAGGACTTTGATAACTTTATCCAGGCGGCCGGCCAGGGTCTGGAGGATCGGCACTCACCACAGTACCTGTTCCGCCTCCAGCAGCTTTTACATAATATGCAGGAGGAATTGACCCGGCAACGGCAGAACCTGGGGCGCTCACGGTCGATGGTCAAAAAGCGGTTAAAAGTACGGGCAGTTTTGAAAGGTTACCGACCAACCATGTGGCGGGAATTTGAGGTCGGTGGGGACACCCGGCTTGATAAACTCTGCTTTCAAGTTCTTGCCAGCTTTGGGGCCACCGGAGACCACCTCTTCGAACTTCATGTTGGGAAAAACGTTTATCAACTGCCAGTCCTTAACCGGGGCAAGCAAACCGGGGAAGCATTGACGGCCCACTGGTTAGGAGAATTTAACCCGGGGGATGAATTTCTCCTGGAATATGATTTTGGGGATTCGTGGGTATTTACCATTACAATTGAAAAGGTGACTACCACACGTCCTCTGCAGAATACCCGTCACGCTTACCTATTAGATGGCTATGGTAGCGGCATTATTGAGAACATTGGAGGAACAGCGGGCTTAATGCAGGCGGCTGAGGATGACCCAACAATCAATCATGAGATTGATCTCAAGGCAAAGCAGAACCAGTGGGGCGGGCAGATTGCCCGTCTCCAGCACCGCTATGAATAA